One window from the genome of Epinephelus moara isolate mb chromosome 5, YSFRI_EMoa_1.0, whole genome shotgun sequence encodes:
- the hpgd gene encoding 15-hydroxyprostaglandin dehydrogenase [NAD(+)] — translation MSLNGKVALVTGGAQGIGRAVVQSLLQSSAKVAVVDLNKTCGEECKAQLDAEFGEGNCCFIPCDVSNGEALRDAFQSTVDLFGRLDIVINNAGINNEKNWEKTIQVNLTSVIKGTYLALEHMSKEYGKEGGTIINVSSMAAFLHSPHQPVYTATKHGVIGFTRAMADASSQGDYGVRINVLCPAFVDTPLLHSVEHEDNMGKFVKFKDDFKLRMSKFGVLQPSLIAEGMMRLITDTSLHGAVMKITCSKGIHFHTYEPLSA, via the exons ATGTCTCTGAATGGGAAGGTGGCTCTGGTGACTGGGGGGGCTCAGGGCATTGGGAGAGCTGTGGTCCAGTCACTGCTTCAGAGCTCAGCCAAG GTGGCCGTGGTCGACCTGAACAAGACCTGTGGTGAAGAGTGCAAGGCACAGCTGGACGCCGAGTTTGGAGAAGGCAACTGCTGTTTTATCCCGTGTGATGTGTCCAATGGAGAAGCGCTGAGAG ATGCGTTCCAGAGCACCGTGGACCTGTTTGGTCGTCTGGACATCGTCATCAACAACGCTGGCATCAACAACGAAAAGAACTGGGAGAAGACCATACAAGTCAACCTG ACCTCTGTGATCAAAGGGACCTACTTGGCCCTGGAACACATGAGTAAAGAGTACGGCAAGGAAGGAGGCACCATTATCAATGTATCCTCTATGGCAG CCTTTCTGCATTCACCTCATCAGCCCGTCTACACTGCTACGAAACATGGAGTCATTGGCTTCACCAGAGCTATGGCG GACGCGTCCTCTCAGGGCGACTACGGTGTGCGGATCAACGTCCTGTGTCCGGCCTTTGTCGACACTCCCCTGCTGCACTCGGTGGAACATGAGGACAACATGGGCAAGTTCGTCAAGTTCAAGGATGATTTTAAACTCAGGATGAGCAAGTTTGGAGTTTTACA GCCATCCTTGATAGCGGAGGGCATGATGAGGTTGATTACGGACACCAGTCTGCACGGAGCGGTGATGAAGATCACCTGCTCCAAGGGAATCCACTTCCACACCTATGAGCCTCTGTCCGCTTGA